A region from the Flavobacteriales bacterium genome encodes:
- a CDS encoding ComEC/Rec2 family competence protein, translating into MSTGPWSDLARAPMLKMAVPFVLGIGMAQAWPLGLAVHAAFAFCSLLAFAWTAFRRTTYPMRWTRGVAMMVAMAGLGSLYYCVQCSLDRPGLLSVEGSERKPVVVDITEVTGLSANVVRCKATAVGWWQNEVVQPVEGGLLLMIRNDSASIGLVPGDRIVFKAPIGPIDRVADPGGFDRARWAASQGLGHEAFIEQDNWALIGHEERFLRFFDDWRTSVAGWFDGMHIGDRQKGLVKALVLGVRNDIGTEQRDAFARSGTTHVLAVSGMHVGLIYWILSKSFVWLGNRRLARWGRGLLVLTCLWLFAGLAGGSPSIVRAAIMFSVFTVADSSGRPSEPLNSIGFAALVLLLWDPSMLWQLGFQLSFLAVLGIIVFYKPLLELWSPRTFVAHYVWSAVCVTLAAQIATTPVSIHAFGAFPTWFLPANLVVVLASTIAIYLGIAALFVHALQYIGEFVELLLGWAVAFMGNAAQWFGTLPFSYPALRIDVWQCSMLYVLILALPAAIKWRWRVALWMVPLALVVILLRWDDRLDNGEDRCAVVVYDFRDGVLCSFVHGRSMHLQADSASIVDPMAERKTVQHARAWGLQEVLDRYQVQDSIVRWTMPKLTAALLKAGSCSIDALEMPDVLILHGEGKVNMDKMTQGGVPNAVVLCADMSMDVRRHVRYWCQDHNVPYHDIRRQGAFILQR; encoded by the coding sequence ATGAGCACTGGCCCATGGAGCGACCTGGCACGGGCACCCATGCTGAAGATGGCGGTGCCATTCGTGCTCGGTATTGGGATGGCCCAAGCCTGGCCATTGGGATTAGCGGTTCACGCGGCATTTGCGTTTTGCTCGTTGCTTGCTTTCGCGTGGACGGCGTTCAGGCGCACCACCTACCCGATGCGCTGGACCCGTGGCGTGGCCATGATGGTTGCCATGGCAGGCCTCGGGTCGCTTTACTACTGCGTACAATGTTCCCTTGACCGACCAGGCTTGCTCAGTGTTGAGGGCAGTGAGCGCAAACCGGTGGTGGTGGACATCACTGAAGTGACGGGACTTTCGGCGAACGTTGTCAGATGCAAAGCAACAGCCGTGGGTTGGTGGCAGAACGAGGTGGTACAGCCTGTTGAGGGAGGCTTGCTACTGATGATCCGTAACGATAGTGCATCGATCGGGCTCGTTCCCGGTGATAGGATCGTGTTCAAGGCTCCCATTGGGCCCATCGATCGGGTCGCGGACCCGGGCGGGTTCGATCGGGCGCGGTGGGCTGCCTCCCAGGGATTAGGGCATGAGGCGTTCATTGAACAGGACAATTGGGCGCTCATAGGCCATGAAGAGCGCTTCCTCCGGTTTTTTGATGACTGGCGCACATCAGTCGCCGGTTGGTTCGATGGGATGCATATCGGTGATCGCCAGAAGGGGCTGGTGAAGGCTTTGGTCCTGGGCGTTCGGAACGACATTGGCACGGAGCAGAGGGATGCGTTCGCGCGAAGCGGTACCACGCATGTTCTTGCTGTCAGTGGCATGCATGTAGGGCTCATCTACTGGATCCTGTCGAAGTCCTTCGTGTGGCTCGGGAACCGCAGGTTGGCACGTTGGGGCCGCGGCTTGCTCGTGCTCACATGCTTGTGGCTTTTTGCCGGCTTGGCCGGTGGCTCACCGAGCATTGTGCGCGCAGCGATCATGTTTTCGGTGTTCACCGTTGCCGATTCGAGCGGTAGGCCAAGTGAACCACTGAACAGCATCGGTTTTGCGGCACTGGTCCTGCTGCTCTGGGATCCATCGATGCTCTGGCAGCTGGGGTTCCAGCTCTCGTTCCTCGCGGTTCTAGGGATAATCGTGTTCTACAAACCGCTATTGGAGCTCTGGTCCCCGCGCACGTTCGTTGCTCATTACGTCTGGTCGGCCGTGTGCGTGACCCTGGCGGCTCAAATTGCTACTACCCCGGTGTCGATACATGCTTTCGGGGCCTTCCCGACGTGGTTCCTTCCTGCGAATCTTGTTGTTGTGCTGGCCAGCACCATCGCTATCTATCTGGGCATTGCCGCCCTTTTCGTGCATGCACTTCAGTACATCGGTGAGTTCGTTGAGCTCCTGTTGGGTTGGGCTGTCGCGTTCATGGGGAATGCCGCCCAATGGTTCGGGACGTTGCCGTTTTCCTATCCGGCCTTGCGGATCGACGTATGGCAATGTTCAATGTTGTACGTACTGATCCTCGCGTTGCCCGCTGCGATCAAATGGCGCTGGCGCGTCGCGCTTTGGATGGTTCCGCTTGCGTTGGTTGTCATTTTGCTGAGGTGGGACGATCGTTTGGACAATGGAGAGGACCGATGCGCGGTTGTCGTGTACGATTTCCGGGACGGGGTCCTGTGTTCGTTCGTCCACGGTCGCTCGATGCACCTGCAGGCGGACAGCGCCTCCATAGTTGATCCGATGGCAGAGCGCAAAACCGTCCAGCATGCAAGGGCCTGGGGGCTGCAGGAAGTGCTCGATCGATATCAGGTCCAGGATAGCATCGTCCGGTGGACCATGCCGAAGCTAACGGCAGCCTTGCTCAAAGCCGGAAGCTGTTCGATCGATGCGTTGGAGATGCCCGATGTACTGATCCTGCACGGCGAGGGCAAGGTGAACATGGACAAAATGACCCAAGGCGGTGTTCCGAACGCCGTGGTGCTTTGCGCTGACATGTCCATGGATGTGCGGCGCCATGTCCGGTACTGGTGCCAAGACCACAATGTGCCGTACCACGACATACGGAGGCAAGGTGCATTCATCCTTCAACGTTGA
- a CDS encoding outer membrane lipoprotein carrier protein LolA has protein sequence MMKSTLLFVASTLLLNMSSHAQDDARGRAIVDKLVAKSKTWTSFEAEFTTRLQSTKDKLDVKQNGVIKSKGKKFHLVLGTNTIINDGTALYTYNKDNNEVTISDPGEMDQELDPSKLFTLYEKGFKSQFVEEKADATGAVLQTIKLFPIDAAKKPYHTIVLTVDKTKEEARQVQIMYKDGNVVTYSLKRFVANPALADALFAFDKTKFPGVSIEDMR, from the coding sequence ATGATGAAAAGCACTCTCCTCTTTGTGGCTTCCACGCTCCTGTTGAACATGTCGTCGCACGCCCAGGACGACGCGCGCGGCCGTGCCATAGTGGACAAGCTGGTGGCCAAGAGCAAGACGTGGACAAGCTTCGAAGCGGAGTTCACCACCAGGCTGCAAAGCACGAAGGACAAGTTGGACGTGAAGCAGAACGGCGTTATCAAAAGCAAGGGCAAGAAGTTCCATCTGGTGCTGGGCACCAACACCATCATCAATGATGGGACAGCGCTCTACACCTACAATAAGGACAACAACGAGGTGACCATCAGCGACCCGGGCGAGATGGACCAGGAACTCGACCCCAGCAAACTCTTCACCCTCTATGAAAAGGGCTTCAAAAGCCAGTTCGTTGAGGAGAAAGCCGACGCAACCGGTGCAGTGCTGCAAACCATCAAGCTCTTCCCGATCGACGCTGCGAAGAAGCCCTACCACACCATCGTGCTCACGGTGGACAAGACCAAGGAAGAGGCACGGCAAGTACAGATCATGTACAAGGATGGCAACGTGGTGACCTATTCGTTGAAACGGTTCGTTGCGAACCCCGCATTGGCCGACGCTCTTTTCGCCTTCGACAAGACCAAGTTCCCTGGCGTGTCCATCGAGGACATGCGGTGA
- a CDS encoding RDD family protein encodes MDAIRIDTAQNVGVDYEVASLGDRGLAWFFDGLILAGYVIGVFLLLGLGTLNYWNYPGWLLAIIIGLPYLLYDLISEVTMNGQSIGKRARKIKVARMDGGRPSLGQYVMRWVLRPIDSISYLGALVILINGRGQRLGDLAAGTCVVSMRKRTSLDDTLLVQVEQGHVPLYPEAVRLTDGQAQLIKEVLYKNRGDNRALILLQASEKVQALLNVRTDQRPQDFLLRVLKDYVHLTGK; translated from the coding sequence ATGGACGCCATTCGCATCGACACTGCCCAGAACGTGGGGGTTGACTATGAAGTGGCCAGCCTCGGGGATCGGGGGCTAGCGTGGTTCTTCGATGGGCTGATCCTGGCGGGATACGTCATCGGTGTGTTTCTTCTGTTGGGCCTCGGTACACTCAACTACTGGAATTATCCGGGGTGGCTGCTGGCGATCATCATCGGATTGCCTTACCTCTTGTACGATCTGATCAGCGAAGTGACGATGAACGGCCAGAGCATCGGGAAGCGGGCGCGGAAGATCAAAGTGGCCCGTATGGACGGTGGTCGCCCCAGCCTTGGGCAGTATGTCATGCGCTGGGTGCTCCGGCCAATCGACAGCATCAGCTATCTCGGAGCGCTGGTCATCCTCATCAACGGGCGCGGACAGCGTTTGGGGGATCTGGCAGCCGGTACCTGCGTGGTGAGCATGCGGAAGCGGACTTCCTTGGATGACACCCTACTGGTGCAAGTCGAGCAAGGTCATGTGCCGCTCTATCCAGAAGCCGTGCGCCTCACCGACGGTCAGGCGCAACTGATCAAGGAAGTGTTGTACAAGAACCGGGGCGACAATAGGGCCCTCATCCTGCTGCAAGCGTCAGAGAAAGTACAAGCGCTGCTCAACGTGCGCACCGATCAGCGGCCACAGGATTTCCTGCTCAGGGTGCTGAAGGACTATGTGCATCTGACGGGCAAATGA
- a CDS encoding YdcF family protein: MLVLLVAALFGVNAWVLHRSSAGIVASTDHLNKAWTIVVLGSFVTDDGVSACVEERLQRAFEVYSSAKGQRFLITGDHGRNDYDEVNTMLRRLVQMGVPKEHIFLDHAGFDTYDSMWRAKHVFQVDSAIIVSQGFHLPRAQYLASAVGLRAQSIAADPPDGSVCARAGVREPLARIKAFMNAVLRSEAHHAGPAIPITGSSSASHDQ, from the coding sequence ATGCTCGTGTTGCTGGTTGCCGCGTTGTTCGGAGTGAACGCGTGGGTATTGCACCGTTCCTCAGCAGGTATCGTAGCGTCCACCGATCATCTCAACAAGGCGTGGACCATTGTCGTGCTGGGCAGTTTCGTTACGGATGACGGAGTGAGCGCCTGCGTGGAGGAGCGGTTGCAGCGGGCGTTCGAGGTGTACAGTAGTGCCAAGGGTCAACGCTTCCTCATTACCGGTGACCACGGGCGGAACGACTATGACGAGGTGAACACCATGTTGCGGAGGCTGGTTCAGATGGGGGTTCCGAAGGAGCACATCTTCCTGGACCATGCCGGTTTCGATACATACGACAGCATGTGGCGTGCGAAACATGTCTTCCAAGTTGACAGCGCCATCATCGTGAGCCAAGGGTTCCACCTGCCACGGGCACAATACCTCGCATCTGCTGTTGGACTGCGCGCGCAGAGCATAGCTGCAGACCCACCAGATGGCAGCGTTTGTGCAAGAGCCGGGGTGCGCGAACCGTTGGCCCGGATCAAAGCCTTTATGAACGCTGTGCTCCGTTCGGAAGCACACCACGCCGGCCCGGCCATTCCCATCACGGGGTCGTCAAGCGCCTCGCACGATCAATAG
- a CDS encoding T9SS type A sorting domain-containing protein produces the protein MNVLHHKARTRAMAGLVGFTFFGFTQAQITITQADMPSAGDIPARWNTTVTQFDDADTGPNHVWDFSVLQPQLETADTCVSVSSTPILYQFFFNNPFIYPDHDADYAVRGQDFDFQVLQLTDVYDYFKRDANGFDNVGFGANINGVPASVQRLPVDHVYELPLNYSDASTSPSTWEVEVPGVLFFRQEQVRDNTVDGWGTLYLPTDTFQVLRVKSVLNRTDSIYVDQFMFGFSLPEPETIEYKWLAAGMDVPVLQVNTVAGIATTVRFWYDSTSLGLNGPEAIGAFHLFPNPADHHVQVLFVAGEDRSLEVLDLSGRTVITLPLTSARTSADIDVRALANGLYTVRLSGTDRTARLVVKH, from the coding sequence ATGAACGTATTGCACCACAAGGCTCGTACCCGCGCCATGGCCGGGCTGGTGGGCTTCACCTTTTTTGGCTTCACCCAAGCGCAGATCACCATCACCCAGGCCGACATGCCCAGTGCCGGTGACATCCCCGCGCGTTGGAACACGACCGTGACGCAGTTCGACGATGCGGATACTGGTCCGAACCATGTATGGGACTTCAGCGTGCTTCAGCCACAGTTGGAAACAGCCGACACCTGTGTGTCCGTCAGCAGCACACCGATCCTCTACCAGTTCTTCTTCAACAACCCGTTCATCTATCCCGACCACGATGCGGACTACGCCGTGCGCGGGCAGGACTTCGATTTCCAGGTACTGCAGCTCACGGATGTGTACGACTACTTCAAGCGCGACGCGAACGGCTTCGATAACGTCGGCTTCGGTGCGAACATCAACGGGGTTCCCGCCAGTGTGCAACGTCTTCCGGTGGACCATGTGTATGAGTTGCCACTGAACTATAGCGATGCCAGTACCAGTCCCAGTACCTGGGAAGTGGAGGTTCCGGGTGTGCTCTTCTTCCGACAGGAGCAGGTACGGGACAACACGGTTGATGGCTGGGGAACGCTCTATCTGCCCACGGATACGTTCCAGGTGCTGCGGGTGAAAAGCGTGCTCAACCGTACAGACAGCATTTACGTGGATCAGTTCATGTTCGGCTTCTCATTGCCCGAGCCCGAGACCATCGAGTACAAGTGGTTGGCCGCAGGAATGGATGTGCCCGTGCTGCAGGTGAACACGGTAGCCGGCATTGCGACCACGGTGCGTTTCTGGTACGACTCCACTTCGCTCGGTCTCAATGGCCCGGAAGCGATCGGTGCGTTCCATCTGTTCCCCAACCCCGCAGACCACCACGTCCAGGTGCTCTTTGTTGCAGGCGAAGATCGCTCGTTGGAGGTGTTGGACCTCAGCGGACGCACGGTGATCACATTGCCCCTGACCTCCGCCAGGACCAGCGCCGACATCGATGTGCGCGCATTGGCCAATGGCCTGTACACCGTAAGGTTGTCGGGAACGGACCGGACGGCGAGATTGGTCGTGAAGCATTGA
- a CDS encoding carboxypeptidase-like regulatory domain-containing protein produces MKNPLRSLLLPAMVLMALSTSAQTERKLVQFSGIVVSGDSLEGVPFTYVGIRKSFRGTMSDVFGYFSFVAQEGDTVEFKAVGFKVGQYVVPVGLEESKYSIIHQLESNVIDLPEAKVYPWPSREEFDQAFLALDLPEDDYQRSLKNLSPAEMLQRMENLPPDAYESFSYAMAQDRTKLYNSGGVPSINLFNPVAWAQFIQAWKSGKFKNKDKK; encoded by the coding sequence GTGAAGAACCCGCTGCGCTCCCTGCTCCTGCCTGCCATGGTGCTCATGGCCCTCAGTACCAGTGCCCAAACTGAACGAAAGCTGGTCCAGTTCAGCGGTATCGTGGTTTCCGGGGACAGCTTGGAAGGTGTGCCGTTCACGTATGTCGGGATCCGCAAAAGCTTCCGGGGCACCATGAGCGACGTCTTCGGTTACTTCAGCTTTGTTGCACAGGAGGGCGACACGGTCGAGTTCAAGGCCGTTGGTTTCAAGGTGGGACAGTATGTCGTGCCGGTGGGGCTGGAGGAGAGCAAGTACTCCATCATCCACCAGTTGGAAAGCAATGTGATCGACCTGCCTGAAGCCAAAGTTTACCCCTGGCCCAGCCGCGAAGAGTTCGACCAGGCGTTCCTGGCCTTGGACCTACCGGAGGACGACTACCAACGAAGCCTGAAAAACCTGAGCCCGGCCGAGATGCTCCAGCGCATGGAGAACCTGCCGCCTGACGCCTACGAGAGCTTCAGCTATGCGATGGCACAGGACCGAACCAAGCTGTACAACAGTGGCGGCGTGCCGAGCATCAACCTCTTCAACCCTGTCGCTTGGGCCCAGTTCATCCAAGCGTGGAAGAGCGGGAAGTTCAAGAACAAGGACAAGAAGTAG
- a CDS encoding TonB-dependent receptor, with protein MNSRPWSFLLLLVFGAAQAQQTATVSGTVRTSDRELAEYVNVAVVGTNTATSTDGFGKYSLVVPAGETIRLRFSQVSSDSVVVLNLNPGERRTLNMVLGGRDLGEFTKRGNERGGGIERMNPRVIPFNPSITGGIESMLGSMGAITRNELSSGYSVRGGNYDENLVYVNDIEVMRPFLVRAGQQEGLSFPNPDMVERIQFSAGGFDARYGDKLSSVLDIQYKRPKKFAATVTASTLGGAISVENAMLNKRLRQVTGFRYRSTELVLRGLDTQGEYDPRYTDLQSYWTFDISDKVEATFLGLYSRNKYVFEPQDRETELGNFNEALRFTVYYDGIERTEYETFSGTLGLNVKPRPGTILKFYAGATDTRETERFDILGQYLLSELERDLGSDQFGEAVRNLGIGTFLDHARNELNARMYTVAHKGVRTGGRSILQWGIDARSERINDRLSEWSMVDSADYSIPYSGGENLELQYSLKTRLNIESIRSSAYLQNSWEWRSGADSSGTLGATLGVRAQNWSYNGQTVVSPRGRIKWQPGWKRVTAKGDTVSNRNTFWFATGYYYQPPFYRELRGIDGQLNPDLKAQESIHFVLGWDRNFTFWDRPFKFSAEAYYKVLNNLIPYEVDNVRIRYYATNNSKGHATGLDLKLNGEFIEGIESWVSLGLLNVEEDITDDFYYDRYNADGDLIVPGYTFDQVAVDSVRREPGSIPRPTDQIFNFSLFFQDEMPRWPTWKVHVNMVLGSGLPFGPPTFERYKDTLRTSFYRRVDIGFSKQFVGGEGQREKWMGTHDLWLSLEVFNLLNVNNVVDHTWVQDVRGRYYAIPDFLSPRRFNLKLVAWF; from the coding sequence ATGAATTCGAGGCCCTGGTCCTTTCTCCTTCTTCTCGTTTTCGGTGCCGCCCAGGCACAACAGACAGCCACCGTTTCAGGTACCGTGCGTACCTCCGACCGCGAACTCGCGGAGTACGTCAACGTGGCCGTAGTGGGCACCAACACCGCGACGTCCACCGACGGTTTCGGCAAGTACTCCTTGGTGGTTCCGGCCGGAGAGACCATCCGCCTCCGGTTCAGTCAGGTGAGCTCCGATTCCGTGGTGGTATTGAACCTGAACCCGGGTGAACGACGTACGCTGAACATGGTGCTTGGCGGTCGGGACCTTGGTGAGTTCACCAAGCGCGGCAACGAGCGCGGCGGCGGCATCGAACGCATGAACCCGCGCGTGATCCCCTTCAACCCCAGCATCACCGGTGGCATCGAAAGCATGTTGGGCAGCATGGGCGCAATCACCCGCAATGAGCTTAGCAGCGGTTACAGCGTGCGCGGTGGCAACTACGACGAGAACCTCGTTTACGTGAACGACATCGAGGTGATGCGGCCCTTTCTGGTGCGCGCAGGCCAGCAAGAGGGCTTGTCGTTCCCCAACCCCGACATGGTGGAACGTATCCAGTTCAGCGCGGGCGGCTTCGATGCGCGCTACGGAGATAAGCTGAGCAGCGTGCTCGACATCCAGTACAAGCGACCAAAAAAGTTCGCGGCTACAGTGACGGCCAGTACGCTCGGTGGCGCGATCAGCGTAGAGAATGCCATGTTGAACAAGCGCCTACGGCAGGTGACGGGATTCCGCTACCGGAGCACAGAGCTCGTGCTGCGCGGCCTCGACACACAAGGCGAGTACGACCCAAGGTACACCGACCTGCAGAGCTATTGGACCTTCGACATCAGCGACAAGGTGGAAGCCACCTTCCTCGGGCTCTACAGTCGCAACAAGTACGTCTTTGAACCGCAGGACCGCGAAACCGAGCTGGGCAACTTCAACGAAGCATTGCGCTTCACCGTGTACTACGACGGCATTGAGCGTACCGAATACGAGACCTTCAGCGGAACGCTGGGCCTCAACGTGAAACCGCGCCCAGGCACCATCCTGAAGTTCTATGCCGGCGCCACGGACACGCGCGAGACCGAGCGCTTCGACATCCTGGGCCAATACCTGCTGAGCGAGTTGGAGCGCGATCTGGGCAGCGACCAGTTCGGTGAAGCGGTGCGCAATCTGGGCATCGGCACCTTCCTGGACCACGCACGCAACGAGCTGAACGCGCGCATGTACACCGTGGCCCACAAGGGTGTGCGCACCGGCGGTCGCAGCATCCTTCAGTGGGGCATCGATGCGCGGAGCGAACGCATCAACGACCGCCTGAGCGAGTGGAGCATGGTGGACAGTGCCGATTACAGCATCCCTTACAGCGGCGGCGAGAACCTGGAACTCCAATACAGCCTTAAGACACGGCTGAACATCGAGAGCATTCGTTCCAGCGCCTACTTGCAGAACAGCTGGGAGTGGCGCTCGGGCGCGGACAGCAGTGGAACACTGGGTGCCACGCTGGGCGTGCGTGCCCAGAACTGGAGCTACAACGGCCAAACCGTGGTGAGCCCGCGCGGCCGCATCAAATGGCAGCCGGGCTGGAAACGCGTTACCGCCAAGGGCGACACCGTCTCGAACCGCAACACGTTCTGGTTCGCCACCGGCTACTACTACCAGCCACCGTTCTACCGCGAACTGCGCGGCATCGATGGCCAACTGAACCCCGACCTGAAAGCACAGGAGAGCATTCACTTCGTGCTCGGCTGGGACCGCAACTTCACGTTCTGGGACCGCCCCTTCAAGTTCAGCGCCGAGGCCTATTACAAAGTCCTCAACAACCTCATCCCGTACGAGGTGGACAACGTGCGCATCCGGTACTACGCCACCAACAATAGCAAGGGCCATGCGACCGGCCTGGACCTGAAACTGAACGGCGAGTTCATCGAGGGCATCGAAAGCTGGGTGTCGTTGGGTTTGCTGAACGTGGAAGAGGACATCACCGACGACTTCTACTACGACCGTTACAACGCCGATGGCGATCTGATCGTACCGGGCTACACCTTCGACCAAGTAGCCGTGGACAGCGTGCGGCGCGAACCGGGCTCCATCCCCCGCCCCACCGACCAGATCTTCAATTTTTCGTTGTTTTTCCAGGATGAAATGCCCCGCTGGCCCACTTGGAAGGTTCACGTGAACATGGTGCTCGGCAGCGGCCTACCGTTCGGTCCACCAACGTTCGAGCGCTACAAGGACACGCTCCGCACCAGCTTCTACCGGCGTGTGGACATCGGCTTCAGCAAGCAGTTCGTTGGTGGTGAAGGCCAGCGCGAAAAGTGGATGGGCACCCACGACCTGTGGCTGTCTTTGGAGGTCTTCAACCTGCTGAACGTGAACAACGTGGTGGACCACACCTGGGTGCAGGACGTGCGCGGCAGGTACTACGCCATCCCCGACTTCCTCAGCCCGCGCCGCTTCAACCTGAAGCTGGTGGCGTGGTTTTGA
- the rocD gene encoding ornithine--oxo-acid transaminase, translating to MQETRTDQRTKTQRAIALEDQFGAHNYHPLPVVLDSGKGVHVWDVEGKRYFDFLSAYSAVNQGHCHPRLVKAMQDQAARMTLTSRAFYNSLLGEYAKVLCNTFGYGKMLPMNTGAEAVETALKMARKWGYEKKGIPKDQAKVIVCEGNFHGRTISIVSMSTDPDSYGGFGPFTPGFITIDYDDLAALELALADPTVCAFLVEPVQGEKGVYTPAEDYFPKAIALCKSRNVLFIADEIQTGIARTGRLLCSVPDEETDPAKRPDVVILAKALSGGMYPVSAVLADEHIMDVFTPGTHGSTYGGNPMGARLAIEALSIVKDEDLVANADRLGRLFRAEMQKLVDTYDFVKLVRGRGLLNALIIEPRKAADGSPKTAWELCLLLRDNGLLAKPTHGDIIRFAPPLVITEEQLMECVSIIGLSVRQFA from the coding sequence ATGCAAGAGACACGCACTGACCAACGCACCAAGACGCAACGGGCCATTGCCCTGGAAGACCAATTCGGTGCGCACAACTACCACCCGCTGCCCGTGGTGCTCGACAGCGGCAAGGGTGTACACGTGTGGGACGTGGAAGGCAAGCGGTACTTCGACTTCCTCAGTGCGTACAGCGCTGTGAACCAAGGCCACTGCCACCCTCGTTTGGTGAAGGCCATGCAGGACCAAGCCGCGCGGATGACGCTTACCAGCCGGGCTTTCTACAACAGTTTGCTGGGTGAGTATGCCAAGGTGCTTTGCAATACGTTCGGCTACGGCAAGATGCTGCCGATGAACACCGGCGCCGAAGCAGTGGAGACCGCGCTGAAGATGGCGCGCAAGTGGGGCTATGAGAAGAAGGGCATCCCGAAGGACCAAGCCAAGGTGATCGTGTGCGAAGGCAACTTCCACGGCCGCACCATCAGCATCGTGAGCATGAGCACCGACCCGGACAGTTATGGGGGCTTCGGGCCTTTCACACCGGGCTTCATCACCATCGACTATGATGACCTGGCTGCGCTGGAGCTCGCTTTGGCTGATCCAACCGTGTGCGCGTTCTTAGTAGAGCCCGTCCAAGGCGAGAAGGGCGTGTACACCCCGGCAGAGGATTATTTCCCCAAGGCCATAGCGTTGTGCAAGTCGCGGAACGTGCTCTTCATCGCCGACGAGATCCAAACGGGCATTGCGCGTACTGGTCGCTTGTTGTGCAGCGTGCCCGATGAAGAGACCGACCCGGCCAAACGCCCGGATGTGGTCATCCTGGCCAAGGCGCTGAGCGGTGGCATGTACCCGGTGAGCGCTGTCCTGGCTGACGAGCACATCATGGACGTCTTCACGCCCGGAACGCACGGAAGCACCTACGGAGGCAACCCCATGGGCGCACGCCTCGCCATCGAGGCCTTGTCCATTGTGAAGGACGAGGATCTGGTGGCCAACGCCGACCGCCTGGGCCGTCTGTTCCGCGCCGAGATGCAGAAGCTCGTGGACACCTACGACTTCGTGAAGCTCGTGCGAGGCCGTGGTTTGCTGAACGCGTTGATCATCGAGCCGCGCAAAGCCGCCGATGGCTCACCGAAGACCGCATGGGAACTCTGCCTGTTGCTTCGCGACAATGGACTTCTTGCCAAGCCCACGCACGGCGATATCATCCGGTTCGCGCCGCCGCTTGTCATCACCGAGGAGCAGTTGATGGAGTGCGTGAGCATCATCGGGCTCAGCGTAAGGCAGTTCGCGTAA